tctgaccggccaggagtcgtgctctggtccaagaaacttgtatgtacagtgacataccacttggccacaaagaaagataaaagtcaatgacaattcttctgtacttatacctgtcgatttcagaagctatagtctttgtgtgatttagccttgggctctgatcctgaggtcgttaagacaatcagacattaatgtataaaaaatatatggcctatttgaatgtgaaaagcacgtctaaatgggcaaaatttatcttcaattgaatgccaagtcaaaaacataccaattacctacgatagGGAagttaggttgatttcaattctaagtacaaaaaacctgaattcgacaggtataagtatagaattgtcattgacttttatttttctttgtggcccagtggtatgtcactgtacataaaaGTTTCTGGCGTGTCAAGAGCAATGGATGCCACTGgttgtagtagatttgagaattttttttcaatcaatgaaacactgtcTACCGTGtgaatcagcgctcggatggatttatcttgcaggtcgatcctaactgctaacattcccagatggccaaTACTAGATATGGAGCACGGGCTAACGACCTTGGCCGCCATACCGCTGCCccttggtcctctccctagtgctgcgggggtgaggtcggggctaccgatggaggtcccagtgcctgctctgttatgtctgtcgtcactgcttccttgcCTACTGCTTGTGATGCCatgcgggtggggggggggcatcgaactcccttgcatcccccttcctctgttcccttttccttaGACGTTAGGCAGGGGGAGGTGTGTGTGCACCCCAGTCcccccgccctgggcgttttttgctgggcactctagagataaatgaccgtaggcctgaaaactgtaacagcggggggatccttgggtgggacactccactcgtcggtgcccctctcccccacagtgccaacatctgaagactgctaatctgcctgactgcattcccccttacctctcttcaagggtcgacttcctctcatggctgccaacttctcggaatcggccccattattcccagtccttATTTCtgctggcaaactgtctaaaatgttttgtatcacactcactacgtctgctaacaagcaaTTTTCATCGAATAAATAGCCACAtatatacgggtttactaatctgcgaatatgtttacgggcaattacatttttatcaccttctgggagattggcactctgggtagcaaacgaatcgcaatcccgaaaaatacaagttacaaaactaagaacggattaacCTTCCCGTATTTCGGGTTGGTtcttttcttttaggtctccctttctcgcatcaggcaaggcatacttctcaattaaacgtcgttttatttcagtataacttctcaaactttcttgtggccaacatattacttcaaagtctctcaaaaacacttcaattgattgaaaagcttctttaggcctttgatcatcgaaaggcctaacatttgcctagagttctggcaactttcgaactgcaatttgtgtatcttcactcggctgtgcatgtgtactttcacttgtgtcgTTTGAACTACgtttatgtacatcggatatgctgtggttggaCTCCGTTCCTGTTCTCATTCCACCACCAATCTATTAATTAACTCTTCCacctgttctaacttattttccaattcttggattctaatttcctgtctatattcttcatcgggaacattatatcccactgctccttcattctcatctccagcAGCAGCCgtatctgctatgttagtccttgtgtatctcggtatcttgaacttttatttcaccagctCAAAGAACAATTTCACACATAGCATACACAACAGACGTATTTTTTTACACCTGAGACCAAtttgacccgtgcagacggataatgagacatcggcatcagggtttttttcatttattataaaaggttccttcgtaagtacacattacacaaataccctctcagatgagggacttatcaactcgagtgctcaccggcaactaactactgccttcgttatcaaaatgtagccattgcaaaacatgcagacacataggtttttgtggaatattcatgaataatgagttcatttaccttaatatacaagacatctacatacacgaattaggacatatgtatgtatatatatatatatatatatatatatatatatatatatatatatatatatatatatatatgtgtgtgtgtgtgtgtatatatatatatatatatatatatatatatatatatatatatatatatatatatatatatatgtgtgtatgtgtgtgtatatatatatatatatatatatatatatatatatatatatatatatatatatatatatatatataagtatatgtgtgtttttctgtgtgtatttaaaatcatatatattgtttatgttggAATATGGTctgagtattttttctttatttaattttttacaaaTTGATTTCCACAAGAGGCATATCTATGGCCATCAAAATGCTAGCAATATATTGTCAAAGCACATCACCATATTCTTTCAgtgtacataaatatttacagaaaCTTTCACCATGAGTCTTTTACGAAGAGTGATTCGTCCATTGTACCACCCAGGTCGTGCTTTCATTACTTTAATATTTCTTGGACTCTTTTGGATTGTAAACAATAGAAACATCAATCAAAGTTCTgcagaatttttcaaaagtttaaaaCAGAAAACTTTGAAGAGTGCTCAGAGTGAGATTTCAAGTTTACAACAGGATACTTTGAAGAGTGCTCAGAGTGAGAATTCAAGTTTACAACAGGAAACTTTGAAGAGTGCTCAAAGTGAGATTTCAAGTTTACAACAGGAAACTTTGAAGAGTGCTCAAAGTGAGAATTCAAGTTTACAACAGGATACTTTGAAAAGTGCTCAAAGTGAGAATTCAAGTTTATTTAGGCTTGAGCCTCCTGTTAGTTTGTTACTCTTTGAGGATAATCTTCAGAAGTCTGAAGTTGTTGCTGGTAAAGGTACTATAGGTAACCCTCAAAATAAGGGGAAGAAGAAAGAGAATGCGGTTGCCCGACGACTCAGAACACGGAGGGAAAAGGTTCTAGAAGTGTGTAGGAGAGAAAAGATCCAACAATGTTATTTGAGCAATGTCCTGAATTTTCGTATATACTTTTTTCATCGTTATGACACATCTGTTTGCACTATAGCTAAGGTTAGTTGGAGATATATCAGTTGAGTTTAAAGTGGATGTTTCTGTTGTAATTCTCACCATGTAAAGTTCAGTTGTAGTTTATTTTGTACTTTCTTATAATTGGTCATTTATACTATACGCTGTTTTACTATAGGCTTGAATTTGATGCTATGTTAAAAATATTCTTTCTAATGCATCAATGGAATAAGTCCTATTTGATATTATTTTGCAGTCTGCATCATCAACTTGGAGAGCACACCTTAGGCGGGTCAATAAGGGACCTCCTTTTAATGTACCTATTGATAATGACAAGATCAGGAAGGCTTTTCTTCAGAGACCCATTGAAGTTATATCAAAAGATGTCAATTCTTTTTCCAAAATAATAACAGTCAGGTAAATTGAACCTTTTTGCTTCAATGTTTTGATTAAGGGAACTGCAAAGCATAGTAGCTTTCTATAGAACTGACACTGATGATAAAATACTTGCATTTTTTGATCATGACAAAATGTAGTGTTGTCAGTCTGCTTCACATTGTACACTGTAAGAATTCGTTATGGGTTTTTACAGTTGCCTTTTGGCCGTAGGTGTAAGATATCCACTGATTATTCTTTTACTTGGTCCCCTTTCATCTTCCTTTCTTTCGCCCTACTATCCAGACTCTATCTTACTCTCCAATCACTCCTAACTCTGTTGCTTctccattttgatatatatttgaatattctaGCTGCCTCAGTGTCTGGTCAATAGAGCAAACTTTCATAAATCAAAGAAAATTCACCAAAACAAGACTGTATTACTATAAAATGAATATCCATTCTCTCACAAGGCATCCGCTTTCGCGATTGGTGGCTGCCTTTCGTCATAAGTACAGGAATGGGGCCCTTATGCAACAGCACAAACCTGTTTTTGAATCTAAGGTTCGCAAGGTAGGTCGACTAGCTTTAGCAACACATCCCAGTGACTCTTTTAGAATAATTGGCTGAATCATATTAAGTTAGTCCAGTTACGTTACGTGCAACTTAAGGTTTGTGACCGAGTAGGTAGCTTTGCCAAGAGCTATGAATAGGATGGAGATGATATTAGTAGAACTTACAGGAACCACTTCTATAAGACTGATCTATAATTGCTTATTCTACAGAAGCatgttacaaatataaaaaaaaaacattgtattgtACACTAAATAAGACATTGCCTAGTTCAGCCATATAAAGAGCAATATATTATAAGCAGAAATTGTGACTGCATTAATTCATAATAGCACCTCATAACATATAATATCTCTTCCTTATGATATAGTAGGAGAATGATTGTTGTAATCTTAATTATTTGTCAATTTATAGAGGCAATGAAATAATCCTCTCTGAAATCAGAATGAGAGATATTTGAATTCATTGTAACATTAGATAACTACTTTGGAACATCAAGACCTCATTCAGTTGGGAAAAATTGGTTATTTGAGGAgtttgtgtgtaagagagagagagagagagagagagagagagagagagagagagagagagagagtcttcgttCCTTGATATGTAAATGGCATTTTTTTGGCCAGAAAATGCAGGTTACAATATGGTTGAATATTGATTCCTGAGGTGTATGGTAGTCTATTTTCTTCAACAACAAGAGGGAGAGTGTCATTTGTACTATAGTAAAATTATTGAATGTCTTGTCCTATGAGGATAAGGAAGCCATTGGAATAGTTTAGTGATAAGTACGCCTTGCcttcaaaatattcattataatccCTCTTATTAAAATCAATTCGAGTTTTTACTCTCTGTAGCATTAGAGCCTGTCTCTCTCTGAAATATGTGCTCTCCTTCATCTCTACCCTGTTCTCTCCCCTAAACAATAATCCACAAATGTTTCCCTAATTGTTCAAAACCTTCACTCCTGAAATTACGTTTTTCACCTCATAAATATGGTTACTATATGTGTATTTTTGAGTGGCTAAGGTACTCAGTTTGATTTCAGACTAAACTATATTGTAACTTGAATTCCTTATTTTAGTAGCAACCACAGAAAATTCAGtatcatattttgtttttcttgaatAATTAACCCATAAAATTTAAAGTTAAGACAAGAATTTTTTTAAATAGCCTTCTCCTCCGTTTCATCGAAAAAATCCTATGATGTTGACACAAAAACTTCGCCGATATCAATTCACGGCtatggtatatataaaaaaacttactCTAAACACATCAACGGTTAGAAACTTGCAACATTGTGAATCTTCAGTGAACAGCAGTAGGTTACAGAGCCAATAGTGTAGTTACAGTATCTAGCTACTTGATGGCTTGAGGTCATACTGATTATATTATGTAGCTTTTATTCTTTGCATATCAAATTTGATTTTCTTCCCTCATTAGAGGATAGCTGGAAGTCAGTGGCATGAGAGGTTTCATCAATTCTGGCTTCCTGCCCTCTTTGCCAATAATATGGTGCCCCCTAACACCCACCTTAAAGTTGGTATAAAGAAGCCAATTGACCCAAGTGTTTTGTAAGTAACCTTTCGATTATGTCCATCACTATGTGTCTGTGCATTCTAATATCCTCCGTCTCTTGTAACGAATTAAAACTAAATAATGCAGTCATATAAGAAATTTCTAATCATATAGTAAAGTACTGTTTGTAAAATTGTTCGGtattcaaaatatgttattagtgtATTTTGAAATCAGTTACTCTGCTGGACTTTTACTCCAGTATATCTCCtaacttgggttttttttttcttgttttaatcaACTAAATGTATTTCTAAAACAGTATAGCGTTCAAGCACTGTCATACATCAAACCAGAGGACtagaattccttttttttcatgGCAATTTTAGCCTTATATGTATTCCATTATATCTTTAAAAAAGTAGTCTCAGAAGTCTTATAATTGTTCATTTCTCTTGTAATTGCAGATACTCAATAAAGGAATATGAGAGATTGTACCGTTTTCTGAAACCACAGATTACATTTGTACAGTTCCTGAAATATGTTCTAAAAACTTATGATGAAGGAAAACCCGATGCTCACtggtttgtataaaaaaaaaatattcttagggATGAAAGAGTATGTGACAGAAttattctttgttttcctttttttttttttttgttacaaacaaACAATGGTACATCCTCTTATAAACGATATGAAATACTGAGATCACTGTTGTATATCTTGAAGCTCTCATTGTATAGtatagtgatctctctctctctctctctctctctctctctctctctctctctctctctctctctctctctctctctctctctctctctctcaattctaaacCATATTTTCACAGGAAACCTTATCACGATAACTGCTGTCCTTGTCATTTTGATTATGACTACATCACTAAAGTCGAGACGTTATCAGAAGATTTGGAATACGTCTTCAAGAAACTTGGCATTCCAGCAAACCCAGATACTTCTATGAACCAAAAAAGGAAGAGTGTTGATGAATTATACTCAGATTTTGCGTAAGTTTTCAACAGTATTACTGGCAAAGAAAGGGTAGGTGGTTTTTCTGttcgatgtcacttcgtccgatgacacttcgtccacgtctttatgtccaatgtcttttcgtccaatGGACTATTGGTCCAATAACATTTGGTcgaatttctaaaaaaaacaaatgtttgaagggattgttattaccgtttacttcacttctctgttaaaagtttataccttattggcttttgtgataaagtaatatcctcattttctaattactccattagtcacgCTTAACATTCTCTTTCTCCATCactctctttagtatggtactatatatatagcgtgctgcaagtttagtactttagtttctgaatcttcccatcccgaaatggcaaagttcatacaatcaacgaagaggaaaagaaaagtaaaacgttcagcgggtggagcatatttgaacatttggaaatttatcgaaaccttgaaggaagaagaatgatttattcaaggtaaaataactcaaatacttcgaggaaatccgtcaaattcttgttcacgatatcaaaaaaatcaccgaacgtctcaaaagattagtaactggatatgagtcaacgaggaaaacagtttttctgaagaatgtggcatataatttgcaccaatttcactcctatactttagagtttggcaattaattattatattattataaacaacatGGGAGAAAGTCCTtataaggtttaattttctattgaagAATTCATGAATTGGctagggtttttcttttttcttttatggcttgaaacaatttaaaattggaccaaatgtcgttggactaaatgtccatcggacgaaaagacattggacaaaaagacgtggacgaagtgtcgtcggacgaaaagTCATTACACGCAAGGAAAGGTAGTTAATTTTGTGAGTCTTATGCAAATCTGTAATTAATTTGTTGAGAAACGTTACAAGGTGTATAAATGATGTCTATATCTGCTTGGGAATTGAATGTGATAGTTGAGATAAGAATTgtacaaataatagaaaaaaattcgaAAAGGCTTCTCACTGAAAGAACAATAGAGGAAAGCTTCTCGCCCTATTTTTAGGTTTCTATTTTATACTTCAATCATAGTAGTTCATTTCTAAAAAATTACTGCTGATTGCAAATTTGTTATGGCTGTGATACTCATGGCTTAACCTGTAGATTAGGCAATAGTTTTGAAGTCATTTGCAGTTTGATCTTGCAACCTGACAGTAAACACAATAAACTTTTATTTAGTCATGAAGTTCAATGTAATTTTTGTAAAGTTCAAGTGCTATCTTGTTACGTCCTTGAGTCTGAAGTAAACTGGTCTTTTATTTCAGATACTATCGAAAAGTTCCTACGACCTTGAGAAGAAGAATTTACCAGTACTTAAAATATGACATGGATCTCTTTGGATATGAACTTCCTAAGAATTTCTTAATTTAATATAAGAATTGGATGGATGTAGAGTGAGTAGCATTTCgcttaaatttatcaaaattatatttttgtgtgCTGAACGGTCTCCAGAGAACTTTCCTCTGAAAGGCTAGAACATGGAAtccaacaagaaaagaaaatactaacacaTCATTCTCTTCCCTGCTTCAAGGCCAGTGCACCAACATGCACAGGAAGGACTTCGAGAGTATAAGAATGACCTACATACTCGGGATTTAATCTGCTATTTTTAGAGCCTCTTATTGTGAGATATGTCGGACGCAACACATGACCGAGAACCAACACTGGCACTGGAGCCAAAGTCACTTGGTCACCAAAATATGCTCGACTGCCCTCTTTAGATTCAACTGGGAACGGTCTTTTCTGCACGCTCTTAGTACCCTACCAGTAGTACCATGCCAGACAGCCATCCTCCTCAACCTTCAAGTTTTGTAAAGTTAACCATCTTGTCACTGTCAGTTTTAATTTAAGGTAAACTTTTATAAAACTTTGGTTTTTCGAGCTTTTAATTTGTTCAGAATGACACACGTTCCtctaaaatattaaaatgtatAAAATCATATTGTGTCATTACCTGTTATCCATCTAACTAGTTTGAAAAACTTACAAATTAGATTTTATCCCAAAAGCCAGAGTACtaaatgtttcttaaaagtaaatatatGTGTCTATACCTTTACATATACGTAGCATTATAGAAATGTTTAAATGCTAACTTGAGAAATCCCTTTTTGAAATGTATTCTTTTTTAACCCTGACTTTGTTTTTAAGAATCCCATGTTAATAGGAGGCATTTTTATAGAATTGTCCCAGATGTAATTTGGGATCTTATGTTGTTTTCTCCAACCGTCTTTTGAATGTCAGCATTAATTCTCATAGATTTCCACCATTACAATAAAATTTCtgaaatactgtatagtatttaacCTCATGATTGacgaggcctgactattagaattaactgcataccttgtattacgaacagcatggtactgtccgggaagatctgaatgcataggatggtcagaattatgaaaaatttatgtaaCTCCAGTAGAGATGTCTCTTTGAATCTCCTTGTAGCTCAAGTAATTCCATTTGAAAATTTTCAGGAACAGATTCAAAATCTACTTCAAGTGATGAAGAAAGCATTGTAAAATAGGAATCTTGATGATTAAAGTCTCGGAATCTTTCAGATAATTCCATCTTGAGTGACTGGAGCTCATTTGCAAAGGAAGAGAAATCTGCTTGTCTATACTGTGCTAATGTCGGAAAGTAGAAAACATTTCCATTTCTTAGTTGTCTCTCCCAATTGCTGAATTTAGTTTGAAACACTTTGATATGTTTATGCATTTCATGAACAAGTTGACCCTTGCCCTGCTCTTTGGAATTTAATTTATTTAGATTGTACGTAAGGTTCACAAGGAAACCTAAATCACGGAACCAGTTATCATTTTCGAGTTCTGAAACTGAATTTCCTCTCATTTCcatgaaaaacaaaatttgttCCTAAGCTCATAATGTTGCTTCAACATTTAACAGAAAATGGCGCCTTTTGTGATGTAATAAATCTTAAGGATTTTAGATCTCTACCACAATGATTCAGTTGACAATATAAAGAACAAGCTATCATTATTTGTTGCCAAAAGATATATTGAGTTTACCAATATCAGGAGTATAATCACGGAGTTTTGTGATTCCAGTATTGTTGAGGGAAATACAAATgtttaagaaagaaaagaaaaaatagggatgtccttaaaaaaaaaaaaaacaccaaaacaaTTGGCCTACATAGTCCTGAAGTTCTGAACTGAAAAACTGTTGAAATAAGCATTGATAAAAACAATTTTTGACAGAAAATTTTAAATTCACTCAAGCTTCACAGTGATGCTAACTCGTTAGTTAAAGATATATCATTGAAGGAGATACAAATATACTATCAGCACTATTCAgcacaaaaatgaataaatgaaataaggatttattatttgtgataaatgtaaaaaaaatgcaaaataatgaaatttaaaaccTAATGAATTATGTAAATTAGCACGGATAAAAACAGTTTTAGAGAGAATATTTATAAGCACCCAATTTTTACAGCCAGAGTAATGATTTGAATGGTTATTTTCTAATAGCTCATATCAATCAAAACACTTgcattaaaactgaataaaaaaaaaggcaaactaATTTTTTAGCTTCTGAAATTGCTTAGGTTTAACATTTGAAATACAACATTAATTGTAAAgatattggaaaaaataaaaattaatgccAATTAGGCTATATTTGGACTCTGCAAGACTTTGTCGAAGCAAATTCATTAATGACATCATCAAAGTTAATGATTTCTACCTCTCCACTCTCAATATTTAGAAATGCTAGGGCGTTAAGTCTACCATGCCCTCTTGAAGTTC
The DNA window shown above is from Palaemon carinicauda isolate YSFRI2023 chromosome 29, ASM3689809v2, whole genome shotgun sequence and carries:
- the LOC137622749 gene encoding carbohydrate sulfotransferase 10-like, which translates into the protein MSLLRRVIRPLYHPGRAFITLIFLGLFWIVNNRNINQSSAEFFKSLKQKTLKSAQSEISSLQQDTLKSAQSENSSLQQETLKSAQSEISSLQQETLKSAQSENSSLQQDTLKSAQSENSSLFRLEPPVSLLLFEDNLQKSEVVAGKGTIGNPQNKGKKKENAVARRLRTRREKVLEVCRREKIQQCYLSNVLNFRIYFFHRYDTSVCTIAKSASSTWRAHLRRVNKGPPFNVPIDNDKIRKAFLQRPIEVISKDVNSFSKIITVRHPLSRLVAAFRHKYRNGALMQQHKPVFESKVRKRIAGSQWHERFHQFWLPALFANNMVPPNTHLKVGIKKPIDPSVLYSIKEYERLYRFLKPQITFVQFLKYVLKTYDEGKPDAHWKPYHDNCCPCHFDYDYITKVETLSEDLEYVFKKLGIPANPDTSMNQKRKSVDELYSDFAYYRKVPTTLRRRIYQYLKYDMDLFGYELPKNFLI